One Halobaculum sp. CBA1158 DNA segment encodes these proteins:
- a CDS encoding archease has protein sequence MTDDTPDPPRAESDDRSGVDRRRGSYELRDHTADIAVAATAETLGGAFAAVADGLTAAMCDRVPDGGDRFPITVRSESPEAALFDYLDECIYERDVRLVLPVDHRATVRESGDEWVVEGSARGVPLASVSARDVKAVTYSEMELAGTDGGWRAYVVFDV, from the coding sequence GTGACCGACGACACCCCAGATCCGCCTCGCGCCGAGAGCGACGACCGCTCCGGCGTCGATCGACGCCGCGGCTCGTACGAGCTTCGAGACCACACGGCCGACATCGCCGTCGCGGCGACAGCCGAAACGCTAGGCGGCGCGTTCGCCGCCGTCGCCGACGGTCTGACCGCGGCGATGTGTGACCGAGTTCCCGACGGCGGTGATCGGTTCCCGATCACCGTTCGCTCGGAGTCGCCGGAGGCGGCGCTGTTCGACTACCTCGACGAGTGCATCTACGAGCGCGACGTGCGTCTCGTGCTCCCGGTTGACCACCGGGCGACCGTCCGCGAGTCGGGAGACGAGTGGGTCGTCGAGGGCTCCGCCCGCGGGGTTCCGCTCGCGTCCGTGAGCGCCCGCGACGTGAAGGCGGTGACGTACTCGGAGATGGAACTCGCGGGGACGGACGGCGGCTGGCGGGCGTACGTCGTCTTCGACGTGTGA
- a CDS encoding VOC family protein, whose protein sequence is MAFIHVCLNVADAERAADWYAENLGFERSWEFTTADGDARNLYVADENGVELQLSDTEGEDEFEEGTAYDHVAVSVEDVDAAFDRIDHHGVVKAPADQPEAGARTAFLKDPDGHTVELVQPLE, encoded by the coding sequence ATGGCGTTCATCCACGTCTGTCTCAACGTCGCCGACGCGGAGCGCGCGGCCGACTGGTACGCGGAGAACCTCGGGTTCGAGCGCTCGTGGGAGTTCACGACCGCCGACGGCGACGCGCGAAACCTCTACGTCGCCGACGAGAACGGCGTCGAACTCCAGTTGTCCGACACCGAGGGCGAGGACGAGTTCGAGGAGGGAACCGCCTACGACCACGTCGCGGTGTCGGTCGAGGACGTCGACGCCGCGTTCGACCGGATCGACCACCACGGCGTCGTGAAAGCGCCCGCCGACCAGCCCGAGGCGGGCGCGCGGACCGCGTTCCTGAAGGACCCCGACGGCCACACCGTCGAGTTGGTCCAGCCGCTGGAGTGA
- a CDS encoding FAD-binding and (Fe-S)-binding domain-containing protein, producing MATQEPGADGRWDTSAASLGHDRPDVREYADLASDLRERVAGEVQFDEYAQVLYATDGSIYQAEPAGVVCPRDADDVVATHEVAAEHGVPVLPRGTGSSLAGQTVGPGCVVIDTTRHMDDIVDVDPAGQEATVQPGVVQDHLDARLAEDGLKFAPDPASSGRATVVGGIGNNSTGAHSVRYGITDAYTEELEVVLADGTRIHTREVVLDSPEYEEIVASDDLEASLYRTVRRLVEENREEIDEKYPNLKRSVSGYNLHKVIYETDDGEEVINLSKLFVGAEGTLGTIVEATVSLVTKPEETALALYCFDDLVDAMRAVPVALEYPVSAVELMDDEVFRLARESTEYAQYEEPIPDDAAAALMLEWDSEVVSHSPDGESSGEGPDFEAAMADTHEEFLETGAAFDVLEAYTEEAQDDLWKLRKAAIPLLMSLQGDPKPYPFIEDATVPPEELAEYVQEFEDVLEDHDTSAAYFAHAGSGTLHIRPILNLKDGEGIEKMHSITDDVTDLVLDHYGAFSGEHGDGLARTEFNPKMYGEDLWGAFQELKSTFDPDWRMNPGKVVYVDGDTATDRGYPDSAADTDMRENLRYGAEYRSIEPQTAIDFSEEGGFSHLVELCNGCGTCRETEGDVMCPTYRASGEEIQATRGRANMLRAAISGELSEDEIHSDRFQEEVLGLCVGCKGCMSDCPTGVDLAKLKAEVKHEHHEEEGASLRERLFADIDAASRIGSAFAPVANAATKLPGARTVMEKTLGIASERELPTFTRDTFRDRWERRDGADVSAAEADAKVVLFPDTYTNYTTPEAGIAAVEVLEAANVHVAVPDDLAASGRAAFSTGFLEKARDRAAENVRRLEPYVDDGYEVLFVEPSDAVMFQDEYLDLLDGDGVESVSAASYGVLEYVDTARLDEAIEFEWEPEAGESLAYHGHCNQKSVNTDHHAVGVLRRAGYDVDPLDTSCCGMAGSFGYEAEHYELSKAIGSMLFEAVDESPATAVTAPGASCRSQLGDRDDASEQPPHPVEKVADALRR from the coding sequence ATGGCAACGCAGGAACCGGGGGCCGACGGACGCTGGGACACGTCCGCCGCGTCGCTGGGACACGATCGACCAGACGTGCGGGAGTACGCCGACCTCGCGAGCGACCTGCGCGAGCGCGTCGCCGGCGAGGTGCAGTTCGACGAGTACGCGCAGGTGCTGTACGCGACCGACGGATCGATCTACCAGGCCGAGCCCGCGGGCGTCGTCTGCCCGCGCGACGCCGACGACGTGGTCGCGACCCACGAGGTCGCCGCCGAACACGGGGTGCCTGTGCTTCCCCGCGGGACGGGATCGTCGCTCGCGGGACAGACGGTCGGACCGGGCTGCGTCGTCATCGACACCACCCGGCACATGGACGACATCGTCGACGTCGACCCGGCGGGGCAGGAGGCGACCGTCCAGCCCGGCGTCGTGCAGGACCACCTCGACGCCCGCCTCGCCGAGGACGGCCTGAAGTTCGCGCCCGACCCGGCCTCCTCCGGGCGCGCGACCGTCGTCGGCGGCATCGGCAACAACTCCACGGGCGCACACTCGGTTCGCTACGGTATCACCGACGCGTACACCGAGGAACTCGAGGTGGTGCTCGCTGACGGCACCCGCATCCACACCCGGGAGGTCGTGCTCGACTCCCCGGAGTACGAGGAGATCGTCGCCAGCGACGACCTGGAGGCGAGCCTGTACCGAACGGTCCGCCGCCTCGTCGAGGAGAACCGCGAGGAGATCGACGAGAAGTACCCGAACCTGAAGCGCTCGGTGTCGGGATACAACCTCCACAAGGTCATCTACGAGACCGACGACGGCGAGGAGGTAATCAACCTCTCGAAGCTGTTCGTCGGCGCGGAGGGGACCCTCGGCACGATCGTCGAAGCGACCGTCTCGCTGGTGACGAAGCCCGAGGAGACCGCCCTCGCGCTGTACTGCTTCGACGACCTCGTCGACGCGATGCGGGCGGTGCCGGTCGCGCTGGAGTACCCTGTCAGCGCCGTGGAACTGATGGACGACGAGGTGTTCCGGCTCGCCCGCGAGTCCACCGAGTACGCCCAGTACGAGGAGCCGATCCCCGACGACGCCGCCGCGGCGCTGATGCTGGAGTGGGACTCCGAGGTCGTCTCCCACTCGCCCGACGGCGAGTCGTCGGGCGAGGGGCCGGACTTCGAGGCGGCGATGGCCGACACTCACGAGGAGTTCCTCGAGACGGGCGCGGCCTTCGACGTGCTCGAGGCGTACACCGAGGAGGCGCAGGACGACCTCTGGAAGCTCCGGAAGGCGGCGATCCCACTCCTCATGAGTCTCCAGGGCGACCCGAAGCCGTACCCGTTCATCGAGGACGCCACGGTCCCCCCCGAGGAGTTGGCCGAGTACGTCCAGGAGTTCGAGGACGTGCTCGAGGACCACGACACGTCGGCCGCCTACTTCGCGCACGCCGGCTCCGGAACGCTGCACATCCGTCCGATCCTGAACCTCAAGGACGGCGAGGGCATCGAGAAGATGCACTCGATCACCGACGACGTGACCGACCTCGTGCTCGACCACTACGGGGCGTTCTCCGGCGAGCACGGGGACGGCCTCGCGCGCACCGAGTTCAACCCCAAGATGTACGGGGAGGACTTGTGGGGCGCGTTCCAGGAGTTGAAGTCGACGTTCGACCCCGACTGGCGGATGAACCCGGGAAAGGTCGTCTACGTCGACGGCGACACGGCGACGGACCGCGGCTATCCCGACTCCGCCGCGGACACCGACATGCGGGAGAACCTCCGCTACGGCGCGGAGTACCGGTCGATCGAGCCGCAGACGGCGATCGACTTCTCCGAAGAAGGAGGCTTCTCGCATCTCGTCGAGTTGTGCAACGGCTGCGGCACCTGTCGAGAGACCGAGGGCGACGTGATGTGTCCCACCTACCGCGCCTCCGGCGAGGAGATTCAGGCGACGCGGGGACGGGCCAACATGCTCCGCGCGGCGATCTCGGGGGAGCTGTCGGAGGACGAGATCCACTCCGATCGCTTCCAGGAGGAGGTGCTCGGCCTCTGTGTCGGCTGTAAGGGCTGTATGTCCGACTGCCCGACCGGCGTCGACCTGGCGAAGCTGAAGGCGGAGGTGAAACACGAACACCACGAGGAAGAGGGCGCGAGCCTTCGCGAGCGGCTGTTCGCCGACATCGACGCGGCCAGCCGGATCGGCAGCGCGTTCGCGCCCGTCGCCAACGCGGCGACGAAGCTGCCGGGCGCGCGGACGGTGATGGAGAAGACGCTGGGGATCGCAAGCGAGCGCGAGCTACCGACGTTCACGCGCGACACCTTCCGAGACCGCTGGGAGCGTCGCGACGGGGCGGACGTGAGCGCGGCGGAGGCCGACGCGAAGGTCGTCCTCTTTCCCGACACGTACACCAACTACACCACGCCCGAGGCGGGGATCGCGGCCGTAGAGGTGCTGGAGGCGGCGAACGTCCACGTCGCGGTGCCCGACGACCTGGCGGCCTCGGGGCGGGCCGCCTTCTCCACCGGCTTCCTCGAGAAGGCGCGCGACCGCGCCGCCGAGAACGTCCGGCGGCTGGAGCCGTACGTCGACGACGGCTACGAGGTCCTGTTCGTCGAGCCCTCCGACGCCGTGATGTTCCAGGACGAGTACCTCGACCTCCTCGACGGCGACGGGGTCGAGTCGGTGTCCGCCGCGAGCTACGGCGTCTTGGAGTACGTCGACACCGCCCGACTGGACGAAGCCATCGAGTTCGAGTGGGAGCCTGAGGCGGGCGAGTCGCTCGCGTACCACGGCCACTGCAACCAGAAGTCGGTGAACACCGACCACCACGCGGTCGGCGTGCTTCGCCGGGCGGGCTACGACGTCGACCCGCTCGACACCTCCTGTTGCGGGATGGCCGGGAGCTTCGGCTACGAGGCAGAACACTACGAGCTGTCGAAGGCGATCGGGTCGATGCTGTTCGAGGCGGTCGACGAGAGCCCGGCGACGGCCGTCACAGCGCCGGGGGCGTCGTGTCGCTCGCAACTCGGCGACCGCGACGACGCGAGCGAGCAGCCGCCGCACCCGGTGGAGAAAGTGGCCGACGCGCTGCGACGGTAG
- a CDS encoding cystathionine gamma-synthase has protein sequence MSNGDRDSGTSDDRDTSDDRDGDSARRFRIETDAIHAGQDPDPETGALMTPIHANSTYQQDAPGDHRGYEYSRTGNPTRTDLEANLAALEGGEFGRAFSSGMGSINTVCNLLSAGDHVVTGDDVYGGTHRIFTQVYEEYDLEFDFVDTTDHDAVREAMREETELLWVETPTNPLMRVNDIGALADIAHEHDALCAVDNTFATPYLQRPLEHGADIVSHSLTKYLGGHSDVVGGALVTDDADLDERIGFYQNSVGATPSPFDCFLVLRGTKTLPVRMDRHCENARDLARWLDDHDAVSRVYYPGLESHPQHDLASEQMDDFGGMLSFEFDGTLEQASTVVEETEVFTLAESLGGVESLIEQPAAMTHAAIPPEEREAAGLTDGLIRVSIGVEHVDDLKADLDSAFAAAEE, from the coding sequence ATGAGCAACGGCGACCGCGACAGCGGCACCTCCGACGACCGCGACACCTCCGACGACCGCGACGGTGACTCCGCCCGCCGGTTCCGAATCGAGACGGACGCGATCCACGCCGGACAGGATCCCGATCCGGAGACGGGCGCGCTGATGACGCCCATCCACGCCAACTCCACGTACCAACAGGACGCCCCCGGCGACCACCGCGGCTACGAGTACAGTCGAACCGGAAATCCCACGCGGACGGACCTGGAGGCCAACCTCGCGGCGCTGGAGGGCGGCGAGTTCGGCCGCGCGTTCTCCTCCGGGATGGGCTCGATCAACACGGTGTGCAACCTCCTGTCGGCCGGCGACCACGTCGTCACCGGCGACGACGTGTACGGCGGCACGCACCGCATCTTCACGCAGGTGTACGAGGAGTACGACCTCGAGTTCGACTTCGTGGACACCACGGACCACGACGCCGTCCGCGAGGCGATGCGCGAGGAGACCGAACTGCTGTGGGTCGAGACCCCGACGAACCCGCTGATGCGCGTCAACGACATCGGCGCGCTCGCGGACATCGCCCACGAGCACGACGCGCTCTGTGCCGTCGACAACACGTTCGCGACGCCGTACCTCCAGCGCCCGCTTGAACACGGGGCCGACATCGTGAGCCACTCGCTGACGAAGTACCTCGGCGGCCACTCCGACGTTGTCGGCGGCGCGCTCGTCACCGACGACGCCGACCTCGACGAACGCATCGGCTTCTATCAGAACTCCGTGGGGGCGACGCCCTCGCCGTTCGACTGCTTCCTCGTCCTCCGGGGCACGAAGACGCTGCCCGTCCGGATGGACCGCCACTGCGAGAACGCCCGCGACCTCGCCCGCTGGCTCGACGACCACGACGCCGTCTCGCGGGTCTACTACCCCGGGCTCGAGTCCCACCCGCAACACGACCTCGCGAGCGAACAGATGGACGACTTCGGTGGCATGCTCTCGTTCGAGTTCGACGGCACGCTGGAGCAGGCCAGCACGGTCGTCGAGGAGACCGAGGTGTTCACGCTCGCCGAGAGCCTCGGCGGCGTCGAGAGCCTCATCGAACAGCCGGCCGCGATGACCCACGCGGCCATTCCGCCGGAGGAGCGCGAGGCCGCCGGGCTCACCGACGGACTGATCCGCGTCTCCATCGGCGTCGAGCACGTCGACGACCTGAAGGCCGATCTCGATTCGGCGTTCGCGGCGGCCGAGGAGTAA
- the aceB gene encoding malate synthase AceB, with protein sequence MSVQRNYEREFVRTFFTSPTAVQGEDDSAKMMRSAAGLRGIQAPDVWVPDNEDATAPSMRDEGAQNIIDVVSEHGADFPGEIHPRVVWHREDPSKRLAGFEYMREIADPTNGAVDHIDGFVIPEVGDIDDWKKADEFFQIIEEEHDLEPGSLSMSVIVESGEAEIALNRIRDEMGKPSNTLERMFLLVDGEVDYTKDMRAMTPTGELPEWPELRHNTSKGASAAGLIAVDGPYDNIRDVEGYKARMEANRAKGMTGIWSLTPTQVEVANKAPLPPRTGTWLLEVDGEDVELVSEGDREVYDGDEVSLSESGGSYVLGIDGDEHELSEDELRDALLDRTSYVPSMDDIVESMEEFEAAKEAGKGAIAMTQSATLSIDGVEVDLSKDRMWDEATYQAAQTPIALFQDVYEHRPDQHEDLEEIYGADVVERATQVGN encoded by the coding sequence ATGAGTGTACAACGGAATTACGAACGGGAGTTCGTTCGAACGTTCTTCACGTCGCCGACGGCTGTGCAGGGCGAGGACGACTCGGCGAAGATGATGCGAAGCGCCGCGGGACTTCGCGGCATTCAGGCACCCGACGTGTGGGTGCCGGACAACGAGGACGCGACGGCCCCGTCCATGCGCGACGAGGGGGCGCAGAACATCATCGACGTGGTGAGCGAGCACGGGGCCGATTTCCCCGGCGAGATCCACCCGCGCGTCGTCTGGCACCGTGAGGACCCCTCGAAGCGTCTGGCCGGCTTCGAGTACATGCGCGAGATCGCCGACCCAACAAACGGCGCGGTCGACCACATCGACGGCTTCGTCATCCCCGAGGTCGGGGACATCGACGACTGGAAGAAGGCGGACGAGTTCTTCCAGATAATCGAGGAGGAGCACGATCTGGAGCCCGGAAGCCTCTCGATGTCGGTCATCGTCGAGTCCGGCGAGGCCGAGATCGCGCTGAACCGCATCCGCGACGAGATGGGCAAGCCCTCGAACACGCTCGAGCGCATGTTCCTCCTGGTCGACGGCGAGGTCGACTACACGAAGGACATGCGCGCGATGACGCCGACGGGCGAGCTGCCCGAGTGGCCCGAACTCCGCCACAACACCTCAAAGGGCGCAAGCGCCGCGGGCCTGATCGCCGTCGACGGCCCGTACGACAACATCCGCGACGTGGAGGGGTACAAAGCGCGGATGGAGGCGAACCGGGCGAAGGGGATGACCGGCATCTGGTCGCTCACCCCCACGCAGGTCGAGGTCGCGAACAAGGCCCCGCTCCCGCCGAGGACCGGCACGTGGCTGCTCGAAGTCGACGGCGAGGACGTCGAACTCGTGAGCGAGGGCGACCGCGAGGTGTACGACGGCGACGAGGTCTCGCTCTCGGAGTCCGGCGGCTCGTACGTGCTCGGGATCGACGGCGACGAGCACGAACTCAGCGAGGACGAACTCCGCGATGCGCTGCTCGACCGCACCTCCTACGTCCCGAGCATGGACGACATCGTCGAGTCGATGGAGGAGTTCGAGGCGGCCAAGGAGGCCGGCAAGGGCGCGATCGCGATGACACAGTCCGCGACGCTGTCGATCGACGGCGTCGAGGTCGACCTCAGCAAGGACCGAATGTGGGACGAGGCGACCTATCAGGCCGCACAGACCCCGATCGCGCTGTTCCAGGACGTGTACGAGCACCGGCCGGACCAGCACGAGGACCTCGAAGAAATATACGGCGCTGACGTGGTCGAGCGCGCCACGCAGGTCGGTAACTGA
- a CDS encoding N-acetyltransferase translates to MSVNVEKRVDPPGDATHVEAAWALKEEIREADGVLKQRRGFFTDAYRRATCHLLVEDDELVAFAATRRDGYVLFLAVAPDARGRGHGERLVAEVAEDSRSVSCHARTTNEEALAFYEHIGFDVVRRIDGYYEDGGDAYYLKLGDDASLTDRLSKFLR, encoded by the coding sequence GTGAGTGTCAACGTCGAGAAGCGCGTAGACCCCCCCGGCGACGCCACACACGTCGAGGCCGCCTGGGCGCTGAAAGAAGAGATCCGGGAGGCCGACGGCGTACTGAAGCAGCGTCGCGGCTTCTTCACGGACGCCTACCGTCGCGCCACCTGTCACCTCCTCGTCGAGGACGACGAACTGGTCGCGTTCGCCGCCACCCGTCGGGACGGCTACGTCCTGTTTCTCGCGGTCGCGCCCGACGCTCGCGGCCGCGGTCACGGCGAGCGCCTGGTCGCCGAGGTCGCCGAGGACAGTCGGTCGGTGTCGTGTCACGCGCGGACGACGAACGAGGAGGCGCTGGCGTTCTACGAGCACATCGGCTTCGACGTGGTCCGTCGCATCGACGGCTACTACGAGGACGGCGGCGACGCCTACTACCTGAAACTGGGCGACGACGCCTCCCTCACCGACCGGCTCTCGAAGTTCCTGCGATAG
- a CDS encoding DUF502 domain-containing protein, whose translation MSDWSPREVGGSIADVFRSAFVTGVAVIVPLLISLIVLAVAGQYVYDYLDLFSNYVLGIGPEASYILATPAGPIRFGKERLIEILTPIVLLYSIVVLGLFINATRFGGAAVEYFDAAMAHIPGFGSVYESFRQMSDVMLEEDTQNFRDVKLVEFPHEGAYTLGFVTTETPDALRAPAGHDRMLTLFLPLAPNPVMGGHLVHMPAEKVMDVDMTVEEGIRAVVTSGVAVSGGSTGGESGLSEEHLRSLAGIEHADQKLNPEEGSPDVRRSDGVDADRDHEWDQQVAPERSKTATDIARRMRAQREEVDDETAIPDDEQPYSLYGREEATSTPARESGRYDAETESTDERPAREADRPKAFRDAESIRPEAAGDRDREHRDSDGVVPEEAGGRAEGERESTDTLPAEVTDRSEIIDEDEEEEEDE comes from the coding sequence ATGTCGGATTGGTCGCCACGCGAGGTCGGTGGGTCGATCGCGGACGTGTTCCGGAGCGCGTTCGTGACCGGCGTCGCGGTGATCGTCCCGCTTCTCATCTCGCTCATCGTCCTCGCCGTCGCCGGGCAGTACGTGTACGACTACCTCGACCTGTTCTCGAACTACGTGCTCGGCATCGGCCCGGAAGCGAGCTACATCCTCGCCACGCCGGCGGGACCGATTCGGTTCGGCAAGGAGCGACTGATCGAGATCCTGACGCCGATCGTCCTCCTGTACTCGATCGTCGTCCTCGGACTGTTCATCAACGCCACCCGCTTCGGCGGCGCGGCCGTCGAGTACTTCGACGCCGCGATGGCGCACATCCCCGGGTTCGGATCCGTCTACGAGTCGTTCCGACAGATGTCCGACGTGATGCTGGAGGAGGACACCCAGAACTTCCGCGACGTGAAACTCGTCGAGTTTCCGCACGAGGGCGCGTACACGCTCGGCTTCGTCACCACGGAGACGCCCGACGCGCTTCGAGCGCCCGCCGGCCACGACCGAATGCTGACGCTGTTTCTTCCGCTCGCGCCGAATCCGGTGATGGGCGGCCACCTCGTCCACATGCCCGCCGAGAAGGTGATGGACGTGGACATGACCGTCGAGGAGGGGATACGCGCGGTCGTCACGAGCGGCGTCGCCGTCTCCGGTGGCTCGACCGGCGGCGAGAGCGGCCTCTCCGAGGAGCACCTGCGGAGCCTCGCGGGCATCGAGCACGCCGATCAGAAGCTGAACCCGGAGGAAGGCTCCCCGGACGTCCGGCGCTCTGACGGAGTCGACGCCGACCGCGACCACGAGTGGGACCAACAGGTCGCCCCCGAGCGCTCGAAGACGGCGACCGACATCGCGCGGCGGATGCGCGCCCAGCGCGAGGAGGTCGACGACGAAACCGCGATCCCCGACGACGAGCAGCCCTACTCGCTGTACGGGCGCGAGGAAGCGACGTCGACGCCCGCACGCGAGTCGGGGCGGTACGACGCCGAGACCGAGTCCACCGACGAGCGGCCGGCTCGCGAGGCCGATCGGCCGAAGGCGTTCCGCGATGCCGAATCGATCCGTCCCGAGGCGGCCGGCGACCGGGATCGAGAACACCGCGACAGCGACGGTGTCGTTCCCGAGGAGGCGGGAGGTCGTGCCGAAGGAGAACGCGAGTCGACCGACACCCTGCCGGCGGAGGTCACCGATCGATCCGAGATCATCGACGAGGACGAGGAAGAGGAGGAGGACGAGTGA
- a CDS encoding fumarylacetoacetate hydrolase family protein produces the protein MRLARVRTDDGVREGEYRDGALIADDAEYEVDENDLIAPCDPDALFCVGRNFAATLDQMDYERPEEPDFFIKPPHSVVGHRDPIPYPEWTDELTYAGELVAVVDEPCSDLAPAEVPDAVRGYTVMNDVDALDQQGRTARKAFTASGPLGPWIETEVDPADVDMHTEVAGERRQEANTELMLFDPHEVVSYLSKRFEFRAGDCVAFGSPANPGLVEPGETVDITYEGVGTLTNEVVDGD, from the coding sequence ATGCGACTCGCACGCGTCCGCACCGACGACGGCGTCCGGGAGGGAGAGTACCGCGACGGCGCGCTGATCGCCGACGACGCCGAGTACGAGGTCGACGAGAACGACCTGATCGCGCCCTGCGACCCGGACGCGCTCTTCTGCGTCGGCCGCAACTTCGCCGCGACGCTCGATCAGATGGACTACGAGCGCCCCGAGGAGCCGGACTTCTTCATCAAGCCGCCCCACTCCGTCGTCGGCCACCGCGACCCGATCCCGTACCCCGAGTGGACCGACGAACTCACCTACGCCGGCGAGTTGGTCGCCGTCGTCGACGAGCCGTGTTCGGATCTCGCGCCCGCGGAGGTGCCGGACGCGGTCCGCGGGTACACCGTGATGAACGACGTGGACGCGCTCGACCAGCAGGGGCGAACCGCGCGCAAGGCGTTCACCGCCTCGGGCCCGCTCGGGCCGTGGATCGAGACGGAGGTCGACCCCGCGGACGTCGACATGCACACCGAGGTCGCCGGCGAGCGTCGCCAGGAGGCGAACACCGAGCTGATGCTGTTCGACCCCCACGAGGTCGTCTCGTACCTCTCGAAGCGGTTCGAGTTCCGCGCCGGCGACTGCGTCGCGTTCGGCTCGCCGGCGAACCCGGGCCTCGTCGAGCCGGGCGAGACCGTCGATATCACCTACGAGGGCGTCGGAACGCTCACCAACGAGGTCGTCGACGGCGACTGA
- the asd gene encoding aspartate-semialdehyde dehydrogenase, with protein sequence MTHRVGILGATGAVGQRFIQLLDGHPQFEIACLTASDASAGRSYGEAAKWRLDTAIPESVRDSTVRATDPAEIPDDIDLLFSSLPSGPAAEIEPELCEAGYVVSSNSSNDRMAADVPLTIPEINPGHLDLIEVQRDERGWDGALVKNPNCSTITMVPTLAALDEFGLERAQVSTLQAVSGAGYSGVTSMEIIDNAVPHIGGEEEKMETESRKLLGEFDGAELSLHAAEVTASCNRIPTIDGHLENVFAELADDPTPEEVRAAMESFPSADLPSSPEPLIHVFGEDQPERPQPRMDRMRGDGMRVVAGGVQSTPAGVKYNCLAHNTIRGAAGASLLNGELLASEGWI encoded by the coding sequence ATGACTCACCGAGTCGGTATCCTCGGCGCGACGGGCGCTGTCGGCCAGCGGTTCATCCAACTGCTCGACGGCCACCCGCAGTTCGAGATCGCGTGTCTGACCGCGAGCGACGCGTCCGCCGGCAGGTCCTACGGCGAGGCGGCGAAGTGGCGACTCGACACCGCGATCCCGGAGTCGGTACGCGACAGCACCGTCCGCGCGACCGATCCTGCGGAGATCCCGGACGACATCGACCTCCTGTTCTCCTCGCTCCCGTCGGGCCCCGCGGCGGAGATCGAACCCGAACTGTGCGAGGCGGGGTACGTCGTCTCCTCGAACTCCTCGAACGACCGGATGGCGGCGGACGTGCCGCTCACGATCCCCGAGATCAACCCCGGACACCTCGATCTGATCGAGGTGCAGCGCGACGAGCGCGGCTGGGACGGCGCGCTCGTGAAGAACCCGAACTGCTCGACCATCACGATGGTCCCGACGCTGGCGGCGCTCGACGAGTTCGGCCTCGAACGCGCGCAGGTGTCGACGCTGCAGGCCGTCTCGGGCGCGGGGTACTCCGGCGTCACCTCGATGGAGATCATCGACAACGCGGTCCCGCACATCGGCGGCGAGGAGGAGAAGATGGAGACCGAGAGCCGGAAGCTGCTGGGCGAGTTCGACGGTGCCGAACTGTCGCTGCACGCCGCGGAGGTCACGGCGTCGTGTAACCGGATCCCGACGATCGACGGCCACCTCGAGAACGTCTTCGCGGAACTCGCCGACGACCCGACCCCCGAGGAGGTGCGCGCGGCCATGGAGTCGTTCCCGAGCGCGGACCTCCCCTCCTCGCCCGAGCCGCTGATCCACGTCTTCGGGGAGGATCAGCCGGAACGCCCGCAGCCCCGAATGGACCGCATGCGCGGGGACGGGATGCGGGTCGTCGCCGGCGGCGTCCAGTCGACGCCCGCGGGCGTGAAGTACAACTGCCTCGCGCACAACACGATCCGCGGTGCCGCCGGCGCGTCGCTGCTCAACGGCGAACTGCTGGCGAGCGAAGGCTGGATCTGA
- a CDS encoding CBS domain-containing protein: MSTPLETISPDATVREAARRMRDREINALVVVTTPRAIVSNTDIVDAVADGRDTGSLLVENVMTTDVETVTPDLYMQEVAEMMTTYDIKHLPVVDGDYVGMISSTDVTAYLS, translated from the coding sequence ATGTCGACGCCGCTGGAGACGATCTCCCCGGACGCGACGGTTCGGGAGGCCGCGCGACGGATGCGCGACCGGGAGATCAACGCGCTCGTCGTCGTCACCACGCCGCGCGCAATCGTCAGCAACACCGACATCGTCGACGCCGTCGCCGACGGCCGCGACACGGGCTCGCTGCTGGTCGAGAACGTGATGACGACCGACGTCGAGACCGTCACGCCCGACCTCTACATGCAGGAGGTCGCCGAGATGATGACCACCTACGACATCAAACACCTCCCCGTGGTCGACGGGGACTACGTCGGGATGATCTCCTCGACGGACGTCACCGCGTACCTCTCGTAG